In one window of Prionailurus bengalensis isolate Pbe53 chromosome B3, Fcat_Pben_1.1_paternal_pri, whole genome shotgun sequence DNA:
- the CHRM5 gene encoding muscarinic acetylcholine receptor M5 — MEGESHHNTTIVNNTPVNHQPLERHGLWEVITIAAVTAVVSLITIVGNVLVMISFKVNSQLKTVNNYYLLSLACADLIIGIFSMNLYTTYILMGRWVLGSLACDLWLALDYVASNASVMNLLVISFDRYFSITRPLTYRAKRTPKRAGIMIGLAWLISFILWAPAILCWQYLVGERTVPPDECQIQFLSEPTITFGTAIAAFYIPVSVMTILYCRIYRETEKRTKDLADLQGSDSMAEAEPRKPAHKALLRSCFSCPRPTLAQRERNQASWSSSRRSTSTTGKPSQVTGPSTEWAKVEQLTTCSSYPSSEDEDKPTTDPVFQVVYKSQAKESPREEFSAEEPKETFVKAHTEKKDYDTQKYFLSPGAAHRPRSQKCVAYKFRLVVKADGTQETNNGCHKLKIMPCSFPVSKDPSAKGLDPNLSHQMTKRKRMVLVKERKAAQTLSAILLAFIITWTPYNIMVLVSTFCDKCVPVTLWHLGYWLCYVNSTVNPICYALCNRTFRKTFKMLLLCRWKKKKVEEKPYWQGNSKLS; from the coding sequence ATGGAAGGAGAATCTCACCACAATACAACCATTGTCAATAACACCCCAGTAAATCACCAGCCTTTGGAACGCCATGGGTTGTGGGAAGTCATCACCATCGCAGCTGTGACTGCTGTGGTAAGCCTGATCACCATTGTGGGCAACGTCTTAGTCATGATCTCCTTCAAAGTCAATAGTCAACTGAAGACAGTGAACAACTATTACCTGCTCAGCTTAGCCTGTGCAGATCTCATCATTGGGATCTTCTCCATGAACCTCTACACTACCTACATCCTCATGGGACGCTGGGTGCTTGGGAGTCTGGCTTGTGACCTCTGGCTTGCACTGGACTATGTGGCTAGCAATGCTTCTGTCATGAACCTTCTGGTGATCAGTTTTGACCGTTACTTTTCTATCACAAGACCTCTGACATATCGGGCCAAGCGTACCCCAAAAAGGGCTGGCATCATGATTGGCCTGGCCTGGCTAATCTCCTTCATCCTTTGGGCCCCGGCAATCCTCTGCTGGCAATACCTGGTTGGGGAGCGGACAGTGCCACCAGATGAGTGTCAGATCCAGTTCCTCTCTGAGCCCACCATCACTTTCGGCACTGCCATCGCTGCCTTCTACATCCCTGTTTCGGTCATGACGATCCTCTACTGCCGAATCTACCGGGAAACAGAGAAGCGAACCAAGGACCTGGCTGACCTCCAGGGCTCTGACTCCATGGCTGAAGCTGAGCCAAGAAAGCCAGCTCATAAGGCTCTGCTGAGGTCCTGCTTTAGCTGCCCTCGACCCACACTGGCCCAGAGGGAAAGGAACCAAGCCTCCTGGTCATCCTCCCGCAGGAGCACTTCCACCACTGGGAAGCCATCCCAAGTCACTGGCCCAAGCACCGAGTGGGCCAAAGTCGAGCAGCTCACTACCTGTAGTAGCTACCCTTCCTCAGAGGATGAGGACAAGCCCACCACTGACCCTGTCTTCCAAGTAGTCTACAAGAGTCAGGCCAAGGAAAGCCCAAGGGAGGAATTCAGTGCTGAAGAGCCCAAGGAAACTTTTGTGAAAGCTCACACTGAGAAAAAGGACTATGACACCCAAAAATACTTCTTGTCCCCAGGTGCTGCTCATAGACCCAGGAGTCAGAAATGTGTGGCCTATAAGTTCCGATTGGTGGTAAAAGCTGATGGGACCCAGGAGACCAACAACGGCTGTCACAAGTTGAAAATCATGCCCTGCTCCTTCCCAGTGTCCAAGGACCCTTCAGCGAAAGGCCTGGATCCCAACCTCAGCCACCAAATGACCAAACGAAAGAGAATGGTCCTTGTCAAGGAGAGGAAAGCAGCCCAGACCTTGAGTGCCATCCTACTGGCCTTCATCATCACCTGGACCCCTTATAACATCATGGTCCTGGTTTCCACCTTCTGTGACAAGTGTGTCCCAGTCACCCTGTGGCACCTGGGCTACTGGCTGTGCTATGTCAACAGCACTGTCAACCCCATTTGCTATGCCCTCTGCAACAGAACCTTCAGGAAGACCTTTAAGATGCTGCTTCTCTGccgatggaaaaagaaaaaagtagaagagaagcCGTACTGGCAGGGGAACAGCAAGCTCTCCTGA